In Desulfobacter hydrogenophilus, the genomic stretch GTCTGGTCCTTGCGTACCGGGTGCTTTAAAATTTTAACCTGTTTTTTTTCAAAAAATAAAAGGAGCTCTTTAGGAATGGAATCAAGGTCGCCGATGATAATCCGGGGCACAATGCCCATGTGGTGAAGATGAACTGCCCCGCCGTCTGCAGCAATAACCATGTCCGCTTGTTGTATCCGGGGTAAAAGTCCGTCTGCTTCAGACAGGGTTCCGTTTGCTACAATGACTATTTTCATAATTCTATTTTCATACCAGAAAAATAATATAATGCAAACAATACTATTTATTGACACAATGTCCAGAAGTTCATATTTTCCAAGCCGATGAAGGTTTTCAAACGTATACATACATATCTGTTTTTTGAGTTTATCCCGCCGTTTGCCATAAGCACCTTTTTTTTAACCTCGGTGTTTTTGATGACCCGGATTCCGGATATCACGAATATGGTGGTTAACTACAACTCCAGTATTACGGACATTCTTCTTCTGATCTCTTATACTTTGCCGCGGTTCATGGAATTTACCATTCCCATGTCAACCATGATTTCGGTGCTTTTGACCATCATGCGCATGTCAGGGGAAAATGAGATCATTGCCCTGAAAGGGGCGGGTATGTCTTTGTACAAACTTTTGCCTCCGGTACTCATATTCAGCGGGATAACCCTTTTAATAACCATGTGGGTGACGGTTTACGGGATACCCAAGGGTAAACTGGCCCTGAAGGTGAAAACCATAGAACTTGCCAGGTCCAGTATTGACGCAGCGTTGCAGGAGCGTCAGTTTAACGATCAGCTTGACGGGATCATGATTTATGTGGCCCATGTGGATATGGGTACCCGGGATTTGACGGACGTATTCATTGAGGACCGCAGGACGGCCGATATGGTCTCTATCTCAACAGCGCCCAGAGGGCGCCTGGTGCGCCAGGAAAATCAGGATCTATACACCATCCGCCTGTATGACGGTATGATCAATCAGGTCAATGTTCAGGATCATTCCGTGACCAATATTAATTTCGGGCACTATGACATCAACATCGATCTTACTGCCATGCAAAAAGATGGGGAAAGGGAAGTGAGAAAAAGTTTTGATGAAATGGGTCTGCATGAACTGGTCCAGCGTATCCGGAACGGTTTTAAAACGCCGGAAAGAGAGAGTGAGGCACGTCTGGTGTTGCATGAAAAGTTTTCCATCCCCTTTGCATGTCTTGCTTTGGGGATGTTGGCATTCCCTTTGGGGGTTCAGTCCACATCTTTTAGAAAATCAAACGGTTTTGGTATGGGGCTGGGTTTTTTCCTGCTGTATTATTTGCTGCTGGCCTTGGGTTGGTCCGGCGGAGAGGCCGGTCGTTATCCGCCGGTCATTGCCATGTGGCTGCCCAATGTGGTGATGGGGATTGCGGGCATTTTTCTTTTGGTTCGTAATGCAAAGGAGCGGCCCGTACGTCTGCCCCTTTGGATTCGAAATCTTTCGGCAACTGTTGTGGCTCGTTTTAGAAAAAGGATAAAGCCGTGATCCGATGCCTCCATAAATATTGGCTTAAAGAATTTGTCAGGATTTTTATTATTATCCAGGCATTGGTCATGGTATTGTTCATTTTTATTGATTACCTGTCCCATATGGACAGAATTCTTGAATATGATGTGACCTTTGCCAGGGGCCTTTGGTATGTGCTGCTTAAGCTGCCGTATATGTTTGTTCAATTCACCCCGGCAGGACTGCTTCTTGCTGTTATTTCCGTGTTTGGTCTCATGAACCGGAATCAGGAAATTACTGCTTTAAAGTCTTCGGGTGTCTCCGTTTATTTCTTGGTTAAGCCAGCCATTTGGGTAGGATGTCTTCTGGCGCTGTTGATGCTGTTTTTGGGTGAAACCGTGATCCCCTTGTCCATGGCGCGTTCCAACTACATCCGTTACCATGAGATGAGTGGAAATAAGGGGGTTGTTCATAGTCAAAAAGACATCTGGATTCGCTCGGATAAAACGCTGGTACAC encodes the following:
- the lptF gene encoding LPS export ABC transporter permease LptF, yielding MKVFKRIHTYLFFEFIPPFAISTFFLTSVFLMTRIPDITNMVVNYNSSITDILLLISYTLPRFMEFTIPMSTMISVLLTIMRMSGENEIIALKGAGMSLYKLLPPVLIFSGITLLITMWVTVYGIPKGKLALKVKTIELARSSIDAALQERQFNDQLDGIMIYVAHVDMGTRDLTDVFIEDRRTADMVSISTAPRGRLVRQENQDLYTIRLYDGMINQVNVQDHSVTNINFGHYDINIDLTAMQKDGEREVRKSFDEMGLHELVQRIRNGFKTPERESEARLVLHEKFSIPFACLALGMLAFPLGVQSTSFRKSNGFGMGLGFFLLYYLLLALGWSGGEAGRYPPVIAMWLPNVVMGIAGIFLLVRNAKERPVRLPLWIRNLSATVVARFRKRIKP